Proteins from a single region of Halichoerus grypus chromosome 13, mHalGry1.hap1.1, whole genome shotgun sequence:
- the HSPB8 gene encoding heat shock protein beta-8 translates to MADGQMPFSCHYPSRLRRDPFRDSSLPSRLLDDDFGMDPFPDDLTASWRNWALPRFSPGWPGTLRSGMVPRGPTAAARFGVPGEGRSPPPFPGEPWKVCVNVHSFKPEELMVKTKDGYVEVSGKHEEKQQEGGIVSKNFTKKIQLPAEVDPVTVFASLSPEGLLIIEAPQVPPYSPFGESNFNNELPQDSQEVTCS, encoded by the exons ATGGCTGATGGTCAGATGCCCTTCTCCTGCCACTACCCAAGCCGCCTGCGCCGGGACCCCTTCCGGGACTCGTCCCTCCCCTCGCGCCTGCTGGATGATGACTTTGGCATGGACCCCTTCCCCGACGACCTGACGGCCTCATGGCGCAACTGGGCCCTGCCTCGATTCTCCCCGGGGTGGCCTGGGACCCTGAGGTCAGGCATGGTGCCTCGGGGGCCTACGGCTGCAGCCAGGTTTGGGGtacctggggagggcaggagtcCCCCACCCTTCCCCGGGGAGCCCTGGAAAGTGTGCGTCAACGTGCACAGCTTTAAGCCAGAGGAGCTGATGGTGAAGACGAAGGATGGATACGTGGAAGTGTCTG GCAAACATGAAGAGAAGCAGCAAGAAGGTGGCATCGTTTCCAAGAACTTCACAAAGAAAATCCA GCTTCCCGCAGAGGTGGATCCTGTGACAGTCTTTGCCTCGCTTTCCCCAGAGGGCCTGCTGATCATCGAAGCTCCCCAGGTCCCCCCTTACTCACCATTTGGAGAGAGCAATTTCAACAACGAGCTTCCCCAAGACAGCCAGGAAGTCACCTGTTCCTGA